Part of the Arvicanthis niloticus isolate mArvNil1 chromosome 2, mArvNil1.pat.X, whole genome shotgun sequence genome, GAGACAAAGGCCACCCAGTTCCACTGAGGTCCTTGGGTTCTCTGTGCACTGCCCTGAAAGCTCCAAGTTCATTCCTGAGCAGAGCATAGGGGCAGATGGTATCAGCGCACAGCACACACTAGCCACTTCTAAGGCTCCCCTTGCTGCCTGGGCAGGAACAGCTTGTTCCAATTATTCATGTATGTCGAACCTGACCAGGGCTGAAGGGTGTAAAGACTCTGTGTGGTAGGTGTTTATCAGATCTGGCAGCATTCTTTTGACGCCATGCTGTTTTAGAAGTGGAAATACTATTTGACATCATTATCCAACCACTTTCCTGTTACGGATGGGAAACAGGCCCCAAGAAGGGGATCCCTCCTCACTATTCTGTTCCGGCGAGGGTATATAGTGTGGTGAGCTAGTTGTTTCTAGGGAGTAACAATGAGGTTTAAATTTGGGGTTTACGAGTCCCACACATGTGCCTTTTCAACCCAATGCAAACCCATCATAGCTTCTGGCTCGTAAGGATGCACAGAGCTGAGATAGGCTTCCTCGGAGAACTAAACATgcagagctgagaacagaggCAAACACAAAACACACCAGGGCTGCACAGCCAGTAATGTTTCCCAGGCTGTGGCCACCACACACCCTGCATCATTGTGACCCAGCCTACTCCTCCCACCTGCTTCAGTGATTGGAtagtttctctaatttcttctgtactatctttttaaaaatatgcgtgaatgtttttttcttgtatgtCTGCGCACCATATGTATGCAGTGTCCAAGAAAGCTAGAAGGTGTTAATGCTACTGGAACAGAGTTACAGATGTTGTAGCTTActctatgggtgctgggaattgaacacagattctctggaagaatgtgtgagtgtgtgcatgaataaGAGTGTacatgggtgtgagtgtgtgtatgtatgtgtgtataagtgtatgtgtatgtgtaagtgtatgtatatgagtgtgtgtatatgtgtgtgtgagagagagtggggggaatggtgtgtgtgtgtgtgtgtatgtatgtgtgtgtaagtgtatgtgtgtgtaaatgtatgtatatgagtgtgtgtatatatgtgtgtgtgaatggtatgtgtgtatgtgtgtgtgagagaaagagtgggggggAAAtggtctatgagtgtgtgtgtgaaagagtgtTGTCCATGTGagagagggaagatggggaggggagagacagaggtaTTGGGAGAGAGAATATTCACATCTGCCACAGTGGActtgtaggtcagaggacagcattttggaattagttctttctttctacctcgCTGAAGCAAGGTCTCACTGTTTCTGCTTTTCTGTGTTCTTCGGCCCAGCTGGCCCATGAGTTTCTGAGAGACTTTCCTGTGTCCACTCCCGTGTCACCACAGGAGTGCTTGCAATAcagatgtgtgctaccacatctggcaTCTTATGTGTTCGGTGGATCAAATTGCACTGGTCATTCTGTGGCAAATGCTCAGCCCCCAGCCATCCAGCCAGTGTcgattattttaaatgaatgccCTATTTTCTAACACTTGCACCAAACCTCATTTCATTGGGAACTATTCGGGCTTAGCTGTAAATGCTTCCTAACAGGTGTATTGAAATACCGTTCACATGAAAACGGCACAAATGCAAGGTGCATTTGGACTGTCACCTCCTGAGTCATCGACACGTCCCTCACTTCACACAGAGTCACTCTCTGTTTTTGGTGAGGACCCATGAGATTTATCCTCTTAGCAAATTTCAAGGAGAAAACACGACTACAAACCATAGTTACAATATTGTGTATTAGAACTCCAGAATTCACGTATTCTGCACAGCTCAGACTTTGTAACTGTTCACCAACATCACACTGGAAATCTTTCTGCTCTGCTGTGTGTGACAGTCCTGCTCTAGATTCCATGCAGACTGAGTGTCTTTCCCTGTCTGGCTTGTGTTGGTGAGTATTTCATTCTTTGTCAAGGCTGAGGAGTACCCATCCCTCCACCGTCACTGCCCTACTGTGCTTTCACTGCCCTACTGTGCTTGCCCATTTGCCTGTCGATGGATGTTTAGGTCAGTTATACACCTGTGGTGGTCATGGATCACCAAGTTCTCTTTCTAGGAATCCATTTAGCTCATTCACAAGATGTTAATCCTCTCAAGGTGCCCTTTGTCTGTGCTCTGAGGTAGGAGTCCAGTCTCTTTCTTTTGCCCCTGGATATTTGTTGGTTTTCTGTGTACAAGCTGTTGGAGAGAGGAGCTTTTCCCTATTGTGTGTCCTTGGCACTCTGTCAAAGATCAGCTGTCTGTACGGGTGTGGTTTTAGCGGTTGGTTCTCTGTTGTAGTCCTTTAGTTGTTATCTGACTCACGTTAACAATGCTACCATACTGACTTTCCTTATTATGCTTTGGAATAAAAGACAAAGTCAAGggatgagattctgtctcatcCTTCTCTTTTCTAGAGATGGCTTTGGCTGTTTGGAGTTTTTTTTCTGGATCTGTATGAATTTTAGGaagctttttctgttttctgtttaggTTTTTATTGTGTGGAATGTAGAGATGGTTAAAAGTAGTTTGGACACTTTGACAAtagaaattctttttatttatgaacCTAGGATACTTTTCACAAAgcagtttgcttttttaaaattttcttcatcaATATTTCATGACTTCTGATACACACAAATTTTACCTTTTGGGTACTTTGAAGAACTTTGTTTTTTGCTGTGAATGATGAAAATATGattgttttctaaatttctattttgtgtaacTTTATTAGTATGTGAAATCAACACAGACTTCCAGATATTCATTTTTTGCCCTGAAACTTTAATGAAGATACTGTTTGtaactctctctttccctctttctgtgtatgcctgtgtatgtatatgtgtgtgcacgcacatgtgtgtgtgtaatccttAGAGATTGTCTCTCTATAGCAACATGCAAATGTGCATACAGAGGGATGTGAAcatatgtgaacatctgcataCAAAAGACTATGAACACCTCAGAGAAATGTGAACATCTGCATTCAGAGAAATGTGAACACCTGCATACACAGGACAATGGACAGATGTGCATATCTGCACACAGAGGGCTATGAAGATGAGAACATCTGCACGCAGAAGGCTCTGAACAAAGGCGGACAGCCTGCAGACAACAGATGAGTTATTCAGACTTTGAGACATCAGAATTCACAGGATCCTTTATTAAGAGAAACTATCGTCTTCGTAGGAAAACATTTGAACCCTGAAAGTTGAGGTGATAGGGTCCCAGACTGAGAAGGGGTCAAAAGTTGAAGGTCATGACATTTGAAGAGACTCTGGAGTTGGGGGGAGGAAATAAGTGAATTCTGGGCTTCTGGTTTGGGAACAGCCAAAGTCTCAGTGGCAGCCAATCCAGAGCATGTGTTGGGCTCACGGGAAGAAAGCCTCAGATTAGGAGCCAACACTTGGAGCTTCTTCCAGCTCATCCTTATCTTACCCAGGAAGACAAATCTGCAAGACACAAGGATAAGGATGGGCATGCTTGGCTCCAGTCACCTTAGGAAACAGATCTTTTAGCTGTGGAAAGGGGGATGGGATCCTCTCCACATCCTCTGGCAAGCAGGGAAGCCAGAAGTGTGAGTGCTGGGGTCAGCATGACCACCCCGTCTGACTGCCACTTTCTACCTGTTGCTTCTGTGTGGTGACCATGGCAGGCCTCAGGCTCCTCCTCTGAGTTGGACTGGGTGCTCCCACTCCTGTTAACTTGGCATTCCCATGACTCACCTCAGACAGGCAGGTTCCCTCTGCCTACTGCCTCCCGGCTATTCCCTCCATCCCAGGTCCTTCAGTTTCTAACTGGTCTTGGAAAGGACCAATGCTCAAATCTCTTTTTGGAATTGGTGAACATGGCTGTGGGGGATCTTCAGCACTTACGTTTCTTTCTGCAGACAACTGTGCAGATTCCTTCAGATTGGAAGTTGTTAGGGTTCCCTTGGCAACCACCATAGATGAATTGGGTACAGAGGTCAGTTTCTTCATCATACCACCAGCGTGGAATGTAAGCCAAGCAGGGACCAGGATCCTGTGGCAGACTGCATACATCTGTGGGGAAATCATAGGAGACAGATACTTGAATGCCTGTCTCCCTAGGGGACAACCCCAGTCCCTTCTTCTgtccactgcttttttttttttttttttttttgctcagagCTGTGCTCCCAGTTCGGTGAGAACTGTGGCCAGTCACTTGACCCACTTtggtctcagttttctcatctgcagGATGGCAACACAAAGTACCACCTTGCTTGTCGGAACAGGGCCGTCGCAGGAGCAGATGCAGCCATTGCACACAGCTCTTTTGTTGCTTCTCCTTAGCATCAGAACGATGCTGTGTTGATGACTTTGCCTCACAAATGTTCCcgctttctttcctttcaccaggAATGGCATCCATCCAAATTCAGACCTCTCCAGTCTACTGGACGTCAGGTTCCAGAGGGACTGATCCACTAGCTCACGTTGTCCCCAAACCCAAACTCCATGTCCTCCCTCTCCACAGCCTCTCCTGTTTGCTGCTCCTAACAGGCATCCTTTCAGACTCGTGCCTGAAAGTCACCAGAACCCCCGGCAGACCCTAGCCAGGGCTCTGATCACAGGGAGGATCCAGGCCAGCCCTGAAAGCTCCCTCCCTTGTCCAGCTTCACCTTCTCCACCTGCCAGTGTTGCCAGGCCTGGTCATGTctctgaacccagggccttcccATGAGCACTTGCTGGTGTCTGTCAAGCTACTCCTCCCCGTATCTGTGTGCACACTACCCTTCCTTCAGGTTCCAAGGCCTAGATGCCTTTCCCAGGGAAAGCTTTCCTGGTCATGGTGAGCAGGTGGAGCCCTCAAGGCTGTCAGGAGCACCCCAAGTATTGGTTGACTGGTAACATTGGGGGAAAAATTTTGATGGTCATTTGTAAGATTCAAGGATGTGACAGAGAGAACAGAGTATAGGAGGCCAGAAGTGATGGAGAGGACAGAGGCCTGGACAAACAAGCCAGAGGACTCCACACCTGCCCCATGTTATGCCACACCTGCcccatgttacacacacacctgccccatTTTACACCCACACCTGTTCATGTTACACCCACACCTGCcccatgttacacacacacctgccccatGTTATACACACACCTGCCCCATGCTACACCCACACTTGTCCCATGTTACACCCACACCTGCTCATGTTACACCCACACCTGCTCATGTTACACCCACACCTGCCTTATGTTATACCACACCTAcccatgttacacacacacctgccccatgttacacacacacacctgccccatGTTATACACACACCTGctcatgttacacacacacctgccccatgttacacacacacctgccccatGGTATACACACACCTGCCTCATGTTATACACACACCTGCctcatgttacacacacacctgcctcatgttacacacacacctgcctcatGTTACACACACCTGCctcatgttacacacacacctgcctcatgttacagacacacacctgccccatgttacacacacacacctgccccatGTTACACACAACCTTCCCCAAGTTATATCCCACACTTGCCCCGTGCTATCCTACAGCCAGACACACTGTTGGTGTTCAATGAGTCTTTCATAGCTACTGAGTATCTCAGAGCAGCACCACAGAGCAGCCGAGGGATCACATGACCCAGTACCTCCATCCATGTTAAGAAGGAAAAATGAGGTCAGAGAGGAAACACCACAGATCCCATCGCTTGCTGAGCTAGAGAAAAACCCTTACAGCACAGGTGAGAGGTGTCCCTGTCCAACACCTATAAGAGTTGCATCAAGTCGACAGAGCCAGGGGCATATTTGAGAAGTACTAGATTTCAGTCACTCAGGAGAGGGGCAGAGCAATGTGAAGGCAGGAGGCCGGGGCTGTCAGGCACCAGAGAGGTACCTTGATTGAGGTCCATGCATTTCTTCCCGCAGCTGAACAGGCAGCATCTCTTCTTGTTCGGACACTGCCGGTGCCTCGTgcactcatttctttcttcaaccTCACACTTCACTCTGACTCTTGGACATGTTCCTATGGGAGGAGAAGACGTGGTCCCGTGAGGGGTTGAAGGAGACATTGTTCCTCCTTCCCATTCCCAGGGGACCCCCGCAGCGCTCAGGAAGCTTATTTTCCCTCACCTGTCACTAGGCAGCTTGGGGTTCACAACACTGGCCACATCTCCAACTGTAAGGACTCAGCATCTAATCTCAGGACCTTCTCCATCCTTTCCCCCAGAGAGACCTGCCCCTTTGGAACTGCTCTGAGCATTTGGCCTTGCCCTTGGTTGGCCCCTCTTGCTTTTATCATTTGCCTAGATTGCTATTTTGAAGGTTAATGTGACAAAGTTTGAAATGCCTTGGTCAAGCAAAGTGCCTGGGCTAAATGGACAGCGGGGCCTACTGATGAAGTACTTTCTGGGCACAGTGCGGCATACTGAAGAAGTACTTCCGGGACACTTGGCCATTCTCCTCACTCCTCACTACACAATTATGAATGGGCCTGGTCAGTGTTGCACACACAGAACAGAGGACCCAGAGCATGGGGAGGCTGCTTGGACTTGTGCAGAGTCACACAGCTTCTGAGGTGTGGACCCAGAAGTCGCTCCTGTCACGTGACCTCCTAAGCCTCCACTTTCTGCCACTGCCTCCTAGTGCTCAAATCTCCATGCATCATCCTAAGGGACTCCTGGGGGCTGCTCCTTAGCACACAGGGAAGGGCCTCTGGGATACAGGGAAGCTTTGGGGAGCTGCAGTGGGCAGGTTTGGGAGCTGATGGGGTGGTGCTAGGAAGAGGCTGGGCCTTCAGTGGAAATCCCTTTGGCTGTTTAATCCCCAGGTACATCACGTTGATGCAGGGCCCGGGGCTGAGGTGGGGGAGACACTGTCACCTGCAGCGTGTTTCGTTCTCTAACCCCATCAAGATTCTTCTCTCCATGCTAAGAACTGGACCCAGTACTTACTGATAAAGAGCCCCTCTGCCAGCTCAGCTTCCTGGCTACTCCACAGGAAGATGAAGGGGACCAGGAAAGGCAGAAGTCCCCAGAGTCTCATTTTAGGAAGCCGTCGCCCGTTTGGAGGCATTAAACCAGGAGGAGCTGGTCAGTGGCTCCGGCCTCCGCTGCGTATCCCAACAGTCCAGGAAGCAACTCTGGACATGAGCCAGCTACGTTCCCTCCCCGGATGCCATCAGTGGACTAGCTGTACCCGCAGTGCAAACTGTGGGGGAAAGGGATCTGGCATGCTGGTCTGGGCCCCTGTGTGCTGAGATTCTCTGGCTTTCTGGCCTATTAAGGAGAGCAGTGTACTTGCTTAAAGTCTTCTAGAATCTTTTCAAACGTTATATGAATTCCAGAATCGTACTTTTCCCGGGGGGCAAAGTGGAGATTGGAAGTTTTCTGGGCTGCTCTTCTGCTGCTGAGATTAAACACTAACTAAAAGCAACGTAGGGAGGAaaagttttctttcagtttacagTTCCAGTCCATCATGGAACGAAGCCAAGGTAGGACTTGGATCTGAAGTGGGGACCTGGGAAGCACACTCCTTACTGCTGGCTTCCTTTGGCTTGTTCAGTTACTTTCCTTCCACAACCCAGGATTCTGTGCTCCGTGGTGGCACTGCTCACCATAGGCTAGGACTTCCACCATCACTTAAAAATCCAGAAAATATCCcatagacatgtccacaggccaacctgGAACAACTACTAACTGAGGCTACCTCTTCCCAGTTGTGTCCAGTTGGCAACCACAATTCCCCACCCACTGTACCCGAGTCCACTCTTTGTAATTTCACCTTTCCCCTTCATGCCAAATTCTCACTcgcttttctgtttctgttctccaACCCTCCCCCCTCATTCCtccttttgtttcatcttttcttccttccatcctcaccccttctctctctctctctcccccctctttttcttgagacaggatctcatctcccccaggctggtctcaaactcgcTATGCAATAGAAGTTACTGATCTTGATACATCTGCATCCACCCCCACAGCACTGGGATCGCAGGTCTGCATCACCTCACCCAGTGtatgtggggctgggggtggaatCAGTTCTTCACGCATGCTGGGCAGGCAAAGACAGATTGAGCTGTGCACTGTGCTGTCCGCTGAATCTTCTCATCTCTGGGCTAATTATCCGTGGCTTTGACCCTGTgcctccttgttctccttttcAATGTCTCTCTGCTTGGATCTCTTTCTCTTTACCCTTCAGCTCCCTGTGGATGTTCCTTCTCTTGTCTTTGGCTCAGACATCACCCTAGTCACCACCCAAGAGTAAAGACTGTCAGGTAGGCATGAACTCACCATTCCCAGTGAGCACTGGGCCAGGAGATGGCACCTCTAAGGCAGGAGAACAAGGGAAGCTGAGGGCCTCTGTCCCGAGGGCAGGTTAGCAGGTGTCATGAGGAGCAATGGTTCAGTCAGCTGCAGGAGGGACAAAAGTGGCTCTCTGATTGTCTGGAATATTCCCTCAACTTAAATCCTGAAGCATTAGTGAGGGAGAGATTGCAGTGTGGACACAGTGTGAGCCATgccagggtaaactgaggcagggacTGCTGTCAGCAGTCACACATATTTGATATACCCAGGATTTTATCTGCAACTGCAAGAGACAGTTCCACGGTGTCTCCTTTGACAAACGATGCTAGAATGTCACCAGATAAAAATCAACCATTTTCAGGTCAAGAATATGGTATGTGTCTTAGTACATTCATAAAATTGTGCATCAttgccggttgtggtggcgcatgcctttaatctcaacactcaggaggcagaggtagatagaGCTCTCtcagtttaaggctagcctggcctacaaagtgagttatacagagaaaccctgtctcaaaaaaaggggagggggctgggcagcggtggcacacacctttaatcccagcacttgggaggcagaggcaggcggatttctgagttcgaggccagccagatctacagagtgagttccaggacagccaaggctacacagagaaaccctgtctcaaataaaccaaaaaaacaaaacaaaacaaaacaaaacaaaacaaaacaaaacaaaaaaacaaaaaaagaccaaaccaaacaaaacaccgaaaacaaaaaccccaaaccataccaaacaacaacaacaaaccaacccagACTGTGTGTCATAGCTACTAGTTTGGAAATGCTTTTCTCTCCAGCTGCAAACCCTGTCTCCCTAGCCTCCAACCTGCTCCCGCCCCTGAGACTGCATCCCGTCTTACAGATTTTCCTGCTGTCTTGTTCTTTGCCGGTGATGAGTTCAGTCCTGGGCCTCACTCACATGCTGTACCTCCTAGTTACAACTCAAcctttgcccctccccccccctttaaaGACTTGACACAGGGTTTCACTAACTTGCCCATGCAGACCTTtaacctgtgatcctcctgcctctgcttcctgagtgtgtgtgATTACAGatctgagccaccacacccaacatTATATTTCATGCAAATGGAATTATacagtacagtgtgtgtgtgtgtgtgtgtgtgtgtgtgtgtgttgaggtttCCATGGCCCacacgtggaagtcagaggaccacCTCTGATATGGGCTCTcctcttctaccttgtttgaggaGGGGTCTCTTTGGCTTCACCTCCATTCCCACACCATACTCTTCAGTATCCCGCAGGCTACCTGGCAAACAAGCTTGTGGgtattcttctgttttgttttgttttttctctccttcccacctcaATGTAGGAGCACCATAATTACAGGTACGAGCTACCCTGCCTgactttacatgggttctagggatttgaactcaggtcctcatgtctgTGTGGCAAGCTCTTTTCTCCCTTAGCCATGTTCCCAGTTGCCAACGTATGTTCACCTACAGCAGAGCACTGTGCTGGTTCCTGATTTTTGTGGGTGAATAGTATCCTGCTACATGCCAGAATTTCACTCTGGATTTTTGGTCCCTCGGAGCCTCCTCAGCTTGAATGTGGAACGTTCTGGGCCAAGGTGGGTTTAATATCTCAAGCATCCAGGGAGGATGGGAAACCCTGGACCAGTGTCTCAGCTTTCCTGTCACTGGAGATAGATGAAGAAAACTCAGAGACACGTTTTATTGGTAGGAATATGTTATAATTTC contains:
- the LOC117703965 gene encoding WAP four-disulfide core domain protein 6A codes for the protein MPPNGRRLPKMRLWGLLPFLVPFIFLWSSQEAELAEGLFIRTCPRVRVKCEVEERNECTRHRQCPNKKRCCLFSCGKKCMDLNQDVCSLPQDPGPCLAYIPRWWYDEETDLCTQFIYGGCQGNPNNFQSEGICTVVCRKKHLSSWVR